The following coding sequences are from one Ctenopharyngodon idella isolate HZGC_01 chromosome 17, HZGC01, whole genome shotgun sequence window:
- the c17h1orf115 gene encoding required for drug-induced death protein 1, translated as MSRKRVKFKRKSKHRKEDKSKIIPMNDAQSAKEGIKAQDEPHILDSTKCVSKKEKSAKQVHIAFLSEKYQPLVEEDVVDQPRDDNIKKKQHKCKSLRKNVGKALRYSWKCLVVGLQNLSTAYSMPLGVAATIVPDIQRTRSHV; from the exons ATGTCTCGAAAACGTGTCAAATTCAAGCGGAAATCAAAACACAGAAAGGAGGACAAATCTAAAATTATTCCTATGAACGACGCTCAATCAGCTAAGGAAGGAATCAAGGCTCAGGACGAGCCTCATATACTGGACTCAACGAAGTGCGTGAGCAAGAAAGAAAAGTCCGCCAAACAAGTGCACATCGCTTTTCTATCGGAGAAATACCAACCGCTGGTTGAGGAGGATGTTGTTGACCAACCACGAGATGACAATATcaagaaaaaacaacacaaatgtaaAAGTTTAAGAAAA aatgTGGGGAAAGCTCTTCGTTACAGTTGGAAGTGTTTAGTGGTTGGACTGCAGAACTTGAGCACAGCCTATTCTATGCCACTGGGTGTCGCTGCCACAATAGTGCCAGACATCCAAAGAACGAGATCTCACGTCTAA